A stretch of DNA from Granulicella pectinivorans:
CACGGATTATTGAGACGTCGGCCGGGATGATGAATGCGATCGGTCTGCAGAATATGGGGGTGCGGGCGTTCTGCGAGGAGAAGATGCCGGTGCTGCGGCGGATGCAGGGCGCGGTGGTCATTGCGAATGTGTTCGGGTTTACGAAGGAAGACTGTGTGGAGGTGATCCGGGTGCTGAACGATGCGCCGGGGATTGTGATGTACGAGCTGAATGCGAGCTGTCCGAATACGAGCCATGGGGGGATGGTGTTTGGGACGGATCCGGATCTGCTGGGAGAGCTGGTGTACGCGTGCAAGAGGGCATCGCAGAGGCCTTTGCTGGTGAAGCTGAGTCCGAATGTGACCAGTATCGGGACGATGGCGAAGGTGGCGGAGGCGGCGGGTGCGGACGCGGTTTCGCTGGTGAATACGTTCGTTTCCATGTCGATCGATGTGGAGACGAGGCGGCCCCGGATTGCGAATGTGACGGGTGGGCTGTCGGGACCGGCGATCAAGCCGATCGCGGTGCGGATGGTGCATGAGGTGTCGAAGGCGGTGAGGATTCCCGTGGTGGGGATGGGTGGGATTGTGCGGGCGGAGGATGTGGTGGAGTTTATGTTGGCGGGGGCTACGGCGGTGGAGGTGGGGACGGCGAGTTATGCGGATCCGCGGGCGGTGGAGGTGATCTCGAATGGGCTGCGGAAGTGGTGCGGGGCGCATGGGGTGACGGATGTGCGGACGCTGACGGGTGGGATGGTGCGGTAGGCGTTGTTGAAGCTTTGGGCGTGAGCCCGCATTCGCTGCGATGAAGGGGGGCACGGTGCGCGGTTGCCCAGGATTTCTGAGGCGCGTTGAAACCCACATCTCAGAATCGAGATGCGGGCACCCGGCTTTGCGGCTCGTTTGCACTAAAATTCAGGAGTGAAAACTTTTGAGAACGACTCTCCCTCTGGCGTGATTGCTTCCACTTCCTCCGATTCGACCGATGGTTTGCGGCGAGTACGGCGGGCTTTGCTTTCGGTGACGGACAAGACGGGCGTGGTGGAGTTTGCCCGGGGACTTTCGAAGTTTGGCGTGAAGCTGGTTTCGACCGGCGGGACGTGGTCGGCGCTCAGGGCCGGTGGGCTTGAAGTGCAGGAGATCTCGGGGTTGACGGGGTTTCCGGAGATGCTGGATGGGCGGGTGAAGACGCTGCACCCGAAGGTTCATGGCGGGATTCTGCATATTCGCGGGAACGCGGAGCATATGGCTTCGGTTGAAGAGCATGGGATCGAACCGATCGATATGGTCGTGGTCAATCTTTATGCGTTTGAGAAGACGGCAGGGAAGCCTGGGGTGAGTTTCGCCGAGGTGGTCGAGAATATCGATATTGGCGGGCCTTCGATGGTGCGGTCGGCGGCGAAGAATTTTGGCGATGTGGCGGTGGTGACCTCTCCCAGCGACTATGACGCGATTCTTGCGGAGATGACGGAGACGGATGGGTCGCTGGGGTACGACACGCGCTGGATGCTGGCGAAGAAGGCGTTCGCGGTGACGGCTGCGTATGACTCGGGGATTGCCACGGCGCTGGAAGCGGTGGAGACGCCGGCGGGCAAGGCGAAGTTCGTGGACGATGCGCTGCCTCCGGTGCTGCGTGTGGTCGCGCCATTGCAGCAGGCGTTGCGGTATGGGGAGAATCCGCACCAGACGGCGGGTTTGTATGCAGATGGCTCGGGCAAGGGCGTTGCGGGCGGGAAGCAGTTGCAGGGGAAAGAGCTTAGCTATAACAACCTGGTCGATCTGGATGCGTGCTGGGAGCTGGTGACGGAGTTCGATCCGTCGGAGGCTGTGGTCGCGATTATCAAGCACACGAATCCATGCGGGGCTGCGGCGGGCACGACGGTGCTGGAGGCGTATACGCGGGCGCTGGAGGCCGATCCGATCTCGGCGTTTGGGGGCGTGATCGGGATCAATCGCGAGGTGGATGGAGCAGCGGCGGAGGAGATTGCGAAGCTGTTCGTGGAGGCGATTGTGGCGCCCTCCTTTACTCCTGAGGCGCTGGAGCGGTTTGCGGCGAAGAAGAATCTGCGGTTGGTGCAGATCGATCCGGTGAAGACGAAGCGGGTGATCAAGCAGATCTCGGGTGGGTATCTGGTGCAGGATGCGGATCGGAAGTCGGTGACCGAGGCGGAGCTGCAGGTGGTGACGGAGCGGGCTCCTTCGCCTGAAGAGATGAAGGCTCTGCTGTTCTCGTGGACGATCTCGAAGCATGTGAAGTCGAATGCGATTGTGTATGGGCGGTATGCCGAGGGCTTTGGGCAGACGGTTGGGATCGGCGCGGGACAGATGAGCCGGGTGGCCGCGGCGGAGTTTGGGGCTCAGAAGGCTGTGCTTCCCCTGGCCGGATGCGTGGCGGCCAGCGATGCGTTCTTTCCGTTTGCGGATGGTCTGGAGGTTGTCGCGAAGGCGGGGGCTACGGCGGTGATTCAGCCGGGTGGCTCGGTGCGGGACGCGGATGTGATTGCGGCGGCGAATAAGCTGGGCGTGGCGATGGTGTTTACGGGGGTTCGGCACTTCCGGCATGGATGAGGCAGAGCCTAGTAGGGCAGGTGCGTTGACCGATGCGACGGATTCTCGGATGGACTCCCCACCTTCGCGAACGATGATGCCGTCGCGAAGGTGGGGCACACTGTTTCGCAGGACGGTCGCATTGGTATCGGTGTCTATTGTTTGGCACCCAAACCGTGTATTGTGTCGTCTAAAGTATTGTTTCAGGATTGTTTCGTTCGGATCGTACTGTTTCTTGCCGCAACGCGTTGTTTTTGGCCTGTTTACTTATCCGCGGCACCAAGGAAACTACTGCTTATGACCATGCCGTTCCTGCGCTCTGCTTTGCGTCGTCTCTCGTTCGTTCCTGTTGCCTCTTTTCGCATGTGGACCCCTGCGGTTGCCCTTCTTCTGGTGACGACCGCGGCTGTGGGGCAGGCTCCGGCCAAGCCCGCCGATGCGGTGAAGACGCCGGACCGGGCCTCCTCGTATTACCACTACGGGTTGGCGCATCTGTATGAAGAGATGGCGGTTAATGCCGGACGCCCGGACTATGCGACGCAGGCTGTGGAGCAGTATAAGCTGGCGCTCGATGCCGATCCGAACTCGTTGCTGTTGCAGGATGGGCTGGCGGATCTTTATTTCCGGCTGGGACGGATTCGCGAGGCGGTGCAGGCCGCGCAGGAGCAGGTGGGACGGAATCCGGACGACATTGCAGCGCATGAGTTGCTGGGTAAGGTCTATGTCCGTTCGCTGGGCGATATGCAGGGTGCGCAGGCGGCGGAGATGTT
This window harbors:
- a CDS encoding dihydroorotate dehydrogenase, yielding MSKAVDMAVTIAGVNFRSPVIAASGTFGYGVEFEEIIHMEKIGAFVTKGLSREPMAGNNAPRIIETSAGMMNAIGLQNMGVRAFCEEKMPVLRRMQGAVVIANVFGFTKEDCVEVIRVLNDAPGIVMYELNASCPNTSHGGMVFGTDPDLLGELVYACKRASQRPLLVKLSPNVTSIGTMAKVAEAAGADAVSLVNTFVSMSIDVETRRPRIANVTGGLSGPAIKPIAVRMVHEVSKAVRIPVVGMGGIVRAEDVVEFMLAGATAVEVGTASYADPRAVEVISNGLRKWCGAHGVTDVRTLTGGMVR
- the purH gene encoding bifunctional phosphoribosylaminoimidazolecarboxamide formyltransferase/IMP cyclohydrolase — translated: MIASTSSDSTDGLRRVRRALLSVTDKTGVVEFARGLSKFGVKLVSTGGTWSALRAGGLEVQEISGLTGFPEMLDGRVKTLHPKVHGGILHIRGNAEHMASVEEHGIEPIDMVVVNLYAFEKTAGKPGVSFAEVVENIDIGGPSMVRSAAKNFGDVAVVTSPSDYDAILAEMTETDGSLGYDTRWMLAKKAFAVTAAYDSGIATALEAVETPAGKAKFVDDALPPVLRVVAPLQQALRYGENPHQTAGLYADGSGKGVAGGKQLQGKELSYNNLVDLDACWELVTEFDPSEAVVAIIKHTNPCGAAAGTTVLEAYTRALEADPISAFGGVIGINREVDGAAAEEIAKLFVEAIVAPSFTPEALERFAAKKNLRLVQIDPVKTKRVIKQISGGYLVQDADRKSVTEAELQVVTERAPSPEEMKALLFSWTISKHVKSNAIVYGRYAEGFGQTVGIGAGQMSRVAAAEFGAQKAVLPLAGCVAASDAFFPFADGLEVVAKAGATAVIQPGGSVRDADVIAAANKLGVAMVFTGVRHFRHG